One Oncorhynchus keta strain PuntledgeMale-10-30-2019 chromosome 22, Oket_V2, whole genome shotgun sequence DNA window includes the following coding sequences:
- the LOC127910831 gene encoding prolyl 3-hydroxylase 2-like isoform X2: MDVVHFSIGSILSITLHALLLSSSYGSLEPYDLLYNNAVEAFYRNDYKDVVRHMEGALRSYAEVRQTKVRCRLRCQNQHPFDSASMDLQFFDVVLRRSYCQNECIEEKVGTQSMHKISEDVIQDFHRRIPYNYLQLAYQKATAISCILTQLLLLLSNLTPFLPGSPQ, encoded by the exons ATGGATGTTGTGCATTTTTCAATTGGTAGTATCTTGTCGATTACTCTTCACGCGCTGTTGTTGTCTTCTTCATATGGTTCGTTGGAGCCCTACGACCTTTTATACAACAATGCCGTCGAAGCATTTTACAGAAATGACTATAAAGATGTGGTGCGACACATGGAGGGTGCGCTCAGAAGCTACGCAGAAGTCCGCCAGACTAAAGTCCGATGTCGGCTGAGATGCCAGAACCAGCACCCGTTTGATTCCGCCTCCATGGACCTGCAGTTCTTTGACGTGGTTCTCCGAAGATCCTATTGTCAGAACGAGTGCATTGAAGAAAAAGTTGGAACACAGTCCATGCACAAAATCAGCGAGGATGTCATCCAGGATTTCCACAGGCGAATCCCGTACAACTATCTTCAGTTGGCTTATCAGaag GCCACTGCAATAAGCTGTATTCTCAcccagctgctgctgctgctgagcaACTTGACGCCGTTTCTACCCG GTAGCCCCCAGTAG
- the LOC127910831 gene encoding prolyl 3-hydroxylase 2-like isoform X1, whose translation MDVVHFSIGSILSITLHALLLSSSYGSLEPYDLLYNNAVEAFYRNDYKDVVRHMEGALRSYAEVRQTKVRCRLRCQNQHPFDSASMDLQFFDVVLRRSYCQNECIEEKVGTQSMHKISEDVIQDFHRRIPYNYLQLAYQKATAISCILTQLLLLLSNLTPFLPGELLAVLQCCPFRSDGRKYTMLRSSISGIAYCISFVANHFGDLSKTVFPHPYCI comes from the exons ATGGATGTTGTGCATTTTTCAATTGGTAGTATCTTGTCGATTACTCTTCACGCGCTGTTGTTGTCTTCTTCATATGGTTCGTTGGAGCCCTACGACCTTTTATACAACAATGCCGTCGAAGCATTTTACAGAAATGACTATAAAGATGTGGTGCGACACATGGAGGGTGCGCTCAGAAGCTACGCAGAAGTCCGCCAGACTAAAGTCCGATGTCGGCTGAGATGCCAGAACCAGCACCCGTTTGATTCCGCCTCCATGGACCTGCAGTTCTTTGACGTGGTTCTCCGAAGATCCTATTGTCAGAACGAGTGCATTGAAGAAAAAGTTGGAACACAGTCCATGCACAAAATCAGCGAGGATGTCATCCAGGATTTCCACAGGCGAATCCCGTACAACTATCTTCAGTTGGCTTATCAGaag GCCACTGCAATAAGCTGTATTCTCAcccagctgctgctgctgctgagcaACTTGACGCCGTTTCTACCCGGTGAGCTGTTGGCTGTGTTACAGTGCTGTCCTTTCCGTAGCGACGGGAGAAAATACACAATGTTACGCTCAAGTATATCTGGTATAGCCTACTGTATCAGTTTTGTTGCAAATCATTTTGGGGACTTGAGTAAAACTGTCTTTCCCCATCCCTACTGTATCTAA